One Paramisgurnus dabryanus chromosome 9, PD_genome_1.1, whole genome shotgun sequence DNA segment encodes these proteins:
- the LOC135773868 gene encoding P2Y purinoceptor 3: MASPNISTQSLPSCTYNEDFKRYLLPCIYSLVFIFGLPLNFIIILRIWGCRRALTRTKIYMLNLAVADFLYVCSLPLLIYNYASKDYWPFGDLACRLVRFQFYSNLHGSIFFLTCISLQRYLGICHPLTPWPRRGGRKLAWIICACVWVTVAVLCAPTFEFAATGTQRNRTVCYDLSVPERALEYFPYGIALTCLGFVLPFVVILVLYCKMAKVLCQPCEARGDSAEAKTKAVKMIIIVMLVFAISFLPFHLTKTLYLLVRTFPTASCELRNLLSVVYKSTRPFASMNSVLDPILFYFTQPKYRRSTRSLLLKITSQKEQK; the protein is encoded by the coding sequence ATGGCGTCTCCAAACATTTCCACTCAGTCTCTACCCTCCTGCACCTATAATGAAGACTTTAAGCGCTACCTCCTCCCATGCATCTACAGCCTGGTCTTCATCTTCGGTCTGCCGCTCAACTTCATCATCATCCTGCGCATCTGGGGCTGTCGGCGCGCGCTGACGCGCACCAAGATCTACATGCTGAATCTGGCGGTTGCGGACTTTCTGTACGTCTGCTCACTGCCGCTCCTCATCTACAACTACGCCAGCAAAGACTACTGGCCGTTTGGAGACCTCGCCTGTCGCCTGGTGCGCTTTCAGTTCTACAGCAACTTGCACGGCAGCATCTTCTTCCTCACCTGCATCAGTCTCCAACGTTACCTGGGAATCTGTCACCCGCTGACGCCGTGGCCCAGACGAGGCGGGCGCAAGCTGGCCTGGATCATCTGCGCGTGCGTCTGGGTGACCGTGGCGGTGCTTTGCGCTCCTACGTTCGAATTCGCCGCCACCGGCACCCAGCGCAACCGCACGGTGTGCTACGACCTGAGCGTGCCGGAGCGCGCGCTCGAGTATTTCCCGTACGGCATCGCATTGACGTGTCTGGGCTTCGTCTTACCGTTTGTGGTCATCTTGGTGCTTTACTGTAAAATGGCAAAGGTTCTTTGCCAACCATGTGAAGCTAGAGGAGACTCGGCGGAGGCAAAGACTAAAGCTGTTAAGATGATCATCATCGTAATGTTAGTATTTGCGATCAGCTTTTTGCCGTTCCACCTGACAAAGACGCTTTACCTGTTGGTGAGGACCTTTCCCACAGCATCCTGTGAACTGAGAAACTTGTTGTCTGTGGTCTACAAAAGCACCAGACCCTTTGCCAGTATGAACAGCGTACTGGATCCCATTCTGTTTTACTTCACCCAACCCAAATACAGACGCAGTACGCGATCTTTACTACTTAAGATCACTTCACAGAAAGAGCAAAAGTAA